A window of Nicotiana tabacum cultivar K326 chromosome 24, ASM71507v2, whole genome shotgun sequence contains these coding sequences:
- the LOC107781346 gene encoding anthocyanidin 3-O-glucosyltransferase-like precursor → MTTSQLHIALLAFPFGSHATPLLTLIQKLSPFLPSNTLFSFFNTSQSNTSIFSKSSKPDNIKIYNVWDGVIETNGTTPIGREAIELFIKATPSNFEKVMKEAEEETGVKFSCILSDAFLWFSCKLAEKMNVPWIAFWTAGSGSLSVHLYTYLIRSNEQTLSTIPGFSSTLKISDMPPEVVAENLEGPMPSMLYNMALNLHKAAAVVVNSFEELDPIINNDLKSKLQKVLNIGPLVLQSSKKVVLNVNSEESGCILWLEKQKEKSVVYLSFGTVTTLPPNEIVALAEALEAKRVPFLWSLRDNGVKLLPKGFLERIKEFGKIVSWAPQLEILAHSAVSVFVTHCGWNSILEGISYGVPMICRPFFGDQKLNRRMVESVWKIGLQIEDGSFTKSGTMSALDTFFNEDKGKVLRQNVEGLKERAIEAVKSDGSSTKNYKNLMELVK, encoded by the coding sequence atgACTACTTCTCAACTTCATATTGCACTCCTTGCTTTCCCTTTTGGTAGCCATGCAACTCCTTTACTCACTCTTATCCAAAAACTATCTCCATTCTTACCATCTAATACTCTATTTTCCTTCTTCAACACTTCACAATCCAACACCTCAATCTTCTCTAAATCTTCAAAACCAGACAACATTAAAATCTACAATGTTTGGGATGGTGTCATAGAAACAAATGGCACTACCCCTATTGGACGTGAAGCCATTGAGCTTTTTATAAAGGCAACACCTAGTAATTTTGAGAAAGTTATGAAAGAGGCAGAGGAGGAAACTGGGGTGaaattttcttgcattttaagTGATGCTTTCTTATGGTTTTCTTGTAAATTGGCTGAGAAAATGAATGTCCCTTGGATTGCTTTTTGGACTGCTGGTTCTGGTTCTTTATCTGTTCATTTATACACTTATTTGATTCGGTCCAATGAGCAAACATTATCAACTATACCAGGTTTTTCTTCAACTTTAAAAATCAGTGACATGCCACCAGAAGTTGTAGCTGAGAATTTGGAGGGGCCAATGCCATCTATGCTGTATAACATGGCTTTAAATTTGCACAAAGCAGCTGCTGTTGTAGTGAATTCTTTTGAGGAATTGGATCCAATAATTAACAATGACCTCAAATCAAAGCTACAAAAGGTGCTCAATATTGGACCTTTAGTTCTACAGTCATCAAAGAAAGTAGTGTTAAATGTTAATTCTGAGGAAAGTGGTTGCATCCTTTGGCTtgagaaacaaaaggaaaaatcagTGGTTTATCTTAGTTTTGGAACTGTTACAACACTACCCCCTAATGAAATTGTGGCATTGGCAGAAGCATTAGAAGCTAAAAGGGTACCTTTTCTTTGGTCACTAAGAGATAATGGTGTCAAGCTTTTGCCTAAAGGGTTTCTTGAAAGAATAAAGGAATTTGGAAAAATAGTTTCTTGGGCACCTCAGTTGGAAATCTTGGCACATTCTGCTGTTAGTGTTTTTGTAACACATTGTGGATGGAATTCTATTTTGGAAGGCATATCATATGGTGTGCCTATGATTTGTAGGCCATTTTTTGGTGACCAAAAGCTGAATCGTAGAATGGTGGAAAGTGTTTGGAAAATAGGTTTACAAATTGAAGATGGAAGTTTCACTAAAAGTGGAACAATGAGTGCATTGGATACTTTTTTCAATGAGGATAAGGGGAAGGTATTAAGGCAAAATGTTGAAGGGCTTAAAGAAAGAGCAATAGAAGCTGTGAAATCAGATGGGAGTTCAACCAAAAATTACAAGAACCTAATGGAGCTAGTTAAATAA